GCTAATAACAGATACAAACGTGCGATTGAAATTGCAGAAACTGCACTTGATAAAGTTGAACCTGGTATTAGTGTAAAAATAGAAGAAGACGTACATAAACAATCTTAAATTGCATATTTAATAAGAGGCCGAGACATCCATGTCTCAGTCTCTTATTTTTTTCTGATAGTTATGGTATTATTGTAGAATGAAAAAAAGAGGTGACCGTATGATATATCTTGATAATGCAGCAACTACAAAACCTGACGACGCAGTTATTCAAACATTTAATCAAATGAATAAAGAATTTTATTTTAACCCGAATAGTCCACATAGTGCAGGTGTGAAAATTGCGCATTTAATTGATAAAGCAAGAGACAACATAAAACAATATTTAAATTTAGATGATAAGTTCGACATTATCTTTACAAGTGGTGCAACTGAATCTAATAACTTGGCATTGCAAGGAATGGCTCAAACAAAGAAAAGGTTTGGTTCAACTATTTTAACGACTAAAATGGAACATCCATCAGTATTAGAAACGATGCGCGCATTAGAAGAACAAGGTTTTAATTTGAAATATATTAAAACGACTTCAGATGGCAAGTTAGATATAGCATCATTAAAAGCATTGATGAATGATGATGTCATACTTGTTACGTGTATGCATGTAAATAACGTTATGGGCCAAATTCAACCGATAGAAGAAGTTAGCCAAATATTAAAAGATTATCCGAAAGTACATTTTCATGTTGATGGTGTGCAAGGGTACGGAAAGATACCTCTTAATATCAATCTTGTTGATAGTTACAGTTTAAGTGGACATAAATTCCATGGACTTAAAGGTTCTGGCATTCTCGCAACCAATCAATTAAGAACATTGAAACCAATTATATTTGGAGGCGGACAAGAGTTTGGTGTGAGAAGCGGTACAGTAAATGCACCA
The Mammaliicoccus sp. Dog046 genome window above contains:
- a CDS encoding cysteine desulfurase family protein → MIYLDNAATTKPDDAVIQTFNQMNKEFYFNPNSPHSAGVKIAHLIDKARDNIKQYLNLDDKFDIIFTSGATESNNLALQGMAQTKKRFGSTILTTKMEHPSVLETMRALEEQGFNLKYIKTTSDGKLDIASLKALMNDDVILVTCMHVNNVMGQIQPIEEVSQILKDYPKVHFHVDGVQGYGKIPLNINLVDSYSLSGHKFHGLKGSGILATNQLRTLKPIIFGGGQEFGVRSGTVNAPINVSLAKAMRQMDDQKETHIKTLTDKGHQLRGFIETYDSILINSPKDAAPYILNVSFPGVKGEVLVNAFSKYDIYLSTTSACSSKKSSHNETLKAMGLSNRRIEGSIRISIASDLTDEQVESFKEAFDKVYKEVRELLVNEL